The Sabethes cyaneus chromosome 3, idSabCyanKW18_F2, whole genome shotgun sequence DNA window AAGCTTGTGTCCGATATCAAACAGTatctcatattgaacgattttCATTCGGTCAACGATGCTATATGCAGCAGTTCACAGTTGTATCGAAATACGCAGCTCGATCGGGATACTAAACTCATGGCAGTGCGTGACGATATGGCCGCAGACTTGTACGATCTCGAAGAGGAATACTACACTAGCATGTATAAGTAAACGATAATAGTATTGTAATATATTCTTTCTTTATAACTTTTATTATCTCTACTGTACTATCTAAGAAAAGAAACTGCTAAATATGAGCTGATTCGCAACAGTGTAATCCATTGCCCATTTTTATCAAAACCGTTATTTATGCCATATCTGATTCGATAATTCGATCTGCTCGATAAAAATTGAAATACCAACCAAAGTTGTGTACCTTGCCTGATACGTACTGCGTGAGAGACACAGGTGGGAGCCCACTCTTTGCCAGCCGTAGGAGCATTTGGGTTGATGAAaataattgaacaaaattttttctagaCTTTTTTCGGCATTTACATCTGTAAAATTTGCCCTCTGACTAATAGACCAGTCTTATGTTGCAGGATGACTCACATGTAATGTAGGTAAAATGAATAATGTCTCTAAAAAATATGTGGAACCTGATCCACATATTGCTTCGTTAGAGTGAACTGGCTAAAATGAATGATGAATGGTCAAGTTTTACGCGCAGTGTTTTGAGATGATAAATATAAAGAAATCAAGTAAAAAAGATTCATCCAAGGATACGATGCCTGTCAACATAATTGCAAAATGTCAGATTGTGTAAGTGCTTTCGACTATTATCAGTTCTAAATTTCTGTCATGTCTAAGCCAAAAATTTCCGTCTATTTTTTCACCAATGGGCAACCTTTTAAACCTCCGCACAAGGTTGTGATTGCTCGCCAGAAGTTAGAGGAGAATCAGGTTATAGAACGTATCCATCGTCTGCATTATTACAATGGCTATgtgtaaaataaacaaattatacGTGATGGACAAAATGCACTAAATTCCTCAATATTATAGAGTCTATACGTTGTTCGGACAGCCTTTGCGCTCAATTCAGGAAGTTCACGATGATTCCGCCTTTGTTGCCGTACCACGTGATCAATGTTTCCAAGCGGGGCCTTACGTAAAAATATTTCGCCAGTACATAGACGAAAAATTGTAAGCTATGAAAAGGTGTAACTCAAAAGAAAAATACTGATAGAGCCATTTTTGCTTTTTAGACCTATTTCAGATGgaaaaaaatctgacaaaaagaaaaaacctATCACAAGTAAGTTTCTTGTTTTTCAATAATTGGGTGTAGGTCTATCTGCACTATGGATGTGTAATTAAGAGTTCTCATCAACCATGTTTTTAGAACCCCTAGGCACCAGCTATGGCTGTAAATCGCCAGTTCCACGGCTAGCTAAGGAAGTTCGTTTCTGCCCCGGATGCCGCCATGTGGCGGTCGATATGCGCTGCCAGGATTTCGGCACAACTACTACTCGAGGCAAGCAGGATACCTGCGTGTGCCGAAATATTGATCCACATGGTGAGTGCGTTCCACTTCCGATTCGGCCGAAACATAAAATTAGAAGAAAGAAGCATGGCCGAAGCTGGAGCAGTTGTTTCCGAAAACGAGAGGAAAAGAAAGAACCGATTATACGCATGCGAAAACGGGACATAGAACAAATGGAACAGGCAAGAGCGAAGAAAATGCGAAAACCAAAGGCTCGACAACGGAAGGGTTGTTGCGGTGGACCAACCACCAAAGAAGAGCAATACAAGAAAGAACGGGATAAGTTAATCAAACAACGTAAGAAACGACTTGAAAATGAAGAGAAACGTAAGCTGAAGGAACAGAAGGCTGCACAGAACCGGATTAGAAGCCGACGGCGACGGC harbors:
- the LOC128739713 gene encoding uncharacterized protein LOC128739713, whose amino-acid sequence is MSKPKISVYFFTNGQPFKPPHKVVIARQKLEENQVIERIHRLHYYNGYVVYTLFGQPLRSIQEVHDDSAFVAVPRDQCFQAGPYVKIFRQYIDEKLPISDGKKSDKKKKPITKPLGTSYGCKSPVPRLAKEVRFCPGCRHVAVDMRCQDFGTTTTRGKQDTCVCRNIDPHGECVPLPIRPKHKIRRKKHGRSWSSCFRKREEKKEPIIRMRKRDIEQMEQARAKKMRKPKARQRKGCCGGPTTKEEQYKKERDKLIKQRKKRLENEEKRKLKEQKAAQNRIRSRRRRQQCMARCCPCCVKKPEPIWRQPAPHSCVEHLKKARDQAIRRRTALGIPEQSSWESINFPPRFKKKICSTQTTKEDLKEARKAAGSGWNCFGGKKKKAEPEEDLCCK